The Legionella jordanis genomic sequence GATATAATCAGCAGCCTTTTTCTGGTCGAATTTAGAGCTGGAGAATATAATGATACAAATGCAGACAGTGCTCGACGTAGCCGATAATAGCGGAGCACGTAAAGTGATGTGTATCAAGGTGCTTGGCGGATCACATAGGCGCTATGCCCGTGTTGGTGACGTGATTAAAGTAAGCATTAAAGATGCAATACCACGTAGTAAAGTAAAAAAAGGCGCCGTAATGCGAGCCGTAGTTGTAAGAACAAGCCAAGGTGTGCGTCGTGATGATGGCTCACTGATTCGCTTTGATGGTAATGCAGCTGTGCTTTTGAACAACCAAAATGAGCCTATTGGTACTCGTATCTTTGGGCCAGTGACTCGCGAACTGAGAGAACGATTCATGAAAATTATCTCTCTGGCTGCTGAAGTATTGTGAGAAGGATTAGTTATGAAGCGTATTAGAACAGGTGATACTGTGGTCATTACCACAGGCAAAAGTAAGAATCACATTGGTAAGGTACTAAAAGTCCTCGACAATACCGTCGTTGTTGAGGGTGGTAACCTTATTAAAAAACATCTAAGGCCAAATCCTCAAATTAATCAGCAAGGTGGCATTGTCACTCGCGAAGCCCCAATCGATGTTTCCAATGTGGCTTTGTACAATCCAATATCCAAAAAAGCAGATAAAATTGGATTTAAATTTATTGAGAAAGACGGCAAGAAATACAAAGTCAGATATTTCAAATCGAATAATGAAATCATTGACATTGTCTAATTAGGTGACGGAAATGGCTAGACTGAAAGATTTTTACAAAAGTGACATCGTGCCAATGATGATTAAGAAATTTGGCTATAAAAGTGTGATGGAAGTACCAAAAATTCTGAAAATTACACTAAATATGGGTGTTGGCGAAGCTGTAGGTGATAAAAAAATTATGAATCATGCCGTAGAGGACATGACTCTTATCGCCGGACAAAAGCCCGTAGTTACGAAAGCAAAGAAATCCATTGCTGGATTTAAAATTCGTGAAGGGTGGCCGATTGGCTGCAAGGTAACTTTAAGACGCGAAAGAATGTATGAATTTCTAGATCGCCTGATTAGCATTACTTTGCCTCGAGTCCGAGACTTCCGTGGTCTTAATCCAAAATCCTTTGATGGAACTGGTAATTACAGCATGGGTATCCATGAACAAATCGTCTTCCCTGAGATCGATTTTGATAAAACTGACGGAATCCGTGGTTTGGACATTTGTATCACTACAAGTGCCAAAACTAATGAAGAAGCGAAGGCCTTGTTAGAAGCCTTCAACCTGCCTTTGAAGGACAGGGAAAAACACTAATAAGGGTAAATATTGTGGCTAAGACATCAACACGCGCAAAAGAAGCAAAGAAAGCTAAGCTCGTCGCTAAGCATGCTCAGCGAAGAAGAGAGTTAAAAATTCTAATTAAATCGTCTACGGATTTTGATGAAATTATGGCAGCACAAGCTCAGTTGGCCAAGCTTCCAATTAATTCAAATCCTGTAAGACTTACAACGCGTTGCCAGCAATGTGGTCGCCCTCATGCGGTATATCGCAAATTTAAACTATGTAGGATTTGCTTAAGACAACAGTTAATGACTGGTAATGTCACTGGCGGCCGCAAATCCAGCTGGTAAATTTTATTCTATGGAGAACAACTGTGAGTATGCATGATCCTGTTGCTGACATGTTGACTAGAATTCGTAATGGTCAGCAAGCTAAACATCAGAGCGTTACCCTGAATTCATCTAAGTTGAAAGAAGAAATAGCTAGGGTGTTAAAAGAAGAAGGTTATATTTTAGATTATACGATAGAACCTCTTGAGAACAATCTTAAATCTATCACATTGCAATTGAAATACTATCACGGCAAGCCAGTCATTGAGCGTATTCTGCGTATTAGTCGCCCAGGTTTAAGAGTGTATAAATCATCTAAAGATTTATCTTCAGTACCAGGTTTTGGTGTTGCAATTCTTTCTACTTCCAAGGGAGTAATGACTCATATTGCAGCTAAAAAACAGGGTGTTGGCGGTGAAATTATTTGTGAAGTGGCCTAATACTTGCGAGGAATGATATGTCTAGAGTAGCAAAAGCCCCAATTCATTTGCCTGCAAATGTTGAACTTACAATAGGGAAAGATAACCTAACCGTTAAAGGACCAAAAGGGTCACTTGTTCAGCACTATAATAAGCTGGTTAATGTGAGTAAAAGCGATAGCACAATTGAATTTAAGCCGGCTTCCAATGATCCCAATGCTTGGGCTCATGCTGGAACAACACGAGCTTTAGTTAATAATATGGTGAAAGGTGTCACTACCGGCTTCGATGTGACCCTGGAATTAGTAGGTGTGGGTTATCGTGCCCAAGCCAGTGGTAAATCAATAACCTTGTCTTTGGGTTTTTCGCATCCGGTAGAGTATCATTTACCGCAAGGCGTTACTGTTGAAACACCAAATAATACAACCATTGTAATTCGTGGTATTGATAAGCAATTGTTAGGACAAGTTGCTTCTGAAATCCGCGGTTTCAGACCTCCTGAGCCTTATAAGGGTAAGGGCGTTAAGTATGCTGGCGAAGTTATTGTTCGTAAAGAAGCCAAGAAGAAATAAGGTGTAAGAGATGAAGAATAAAGAGAATGCCCGTATAAGACGTGGTCTAAAGGCAAAAGCCATTCAACGGCGGAATCCTGAAAAGCCAAGATTGGTGGTTCATAGAAGCAGCTCACATATTTATTGCCAAATTGTCGTTCGTGATGCAAATGGTGATAAGGTTGTTGTTTGCTCATCAACATTGGACAAAGAGTTAAAATCCTCTCTCTCAGGCACTAAAGTTGAACAAGCTCATCAAGTCGGAAAACTACTTGGTGAAAGAGCTAAAGCAAGTAAGATTATTGAAGTTTCCTTCGACCGTGCTGGCTATAGATACCATGGCAGAGTCAAAGCTCTGGCTGATGGCGCGCGTGAAGCTGGACTGAATTTTTAAGGAACGGTTATGTCATTTGATGAAATCCAAAAAAGTGACGGGTATCAAGAAAAGTTGGTATCTGTAACTCGTACCGCCAAAGTAGTAAAGGGTGGTCGTGTATTTGGCTTTGCCGTATTAGTGGTAGTGGGTGATGGCAAAGGAAAGGTAGGCTTTGGACGTGGTAAAGCCAGAGAAGTTCCAATTGCTATTCAAAAAGCGATGGATCAAGCTAGAAAGAACATGACCTACATTCCATTGTCAGGTAACACCATTCATCATGAGATTACCTGGAATTATGGTGCGTCTAAGGTCTTCATGAAACCTGCTAGCGAAGGTACCGGAATTATAGCTGGTGGTGCAATGCGTGCTGTACTTGAGGTTTTGGGTGTACAAAATATTCTGGCTAAGAGTATTGGTTCTACTAATCCAAGCAACATTGTGCGAGCCACTATTAATGCCCTTACCCATATTGGCACACCTGATTATGTCGCTGCAAAACGCGGTAAGTCAGTTGAAGAAGTGATGGCAGGTTAATAATGAGCAAACAAATTAAAATTACTTTAGTTAAAAGCACTATTGGCCGTAAGCCAAAGCATATCGAGATTGTTAAGCAACTTGGCTTGGGCAAATTAAACAGCAGCGTAATTCAGCAGGATAATCCTTGTATTAGAGGTCTTATCAATGCTGTATATTACCTCGTGCAAGTTGAGGAGTGTGCATAAATGAATTTGAATACACTGTCACCAGATCCAGGTTCTCGTAAAGCAAAAGCTCGAGTTGGAAGAGGTATAGGTTCTGGTTTAGGAAAAACTTGCGGCAAAGGGCATAAAGGTCAAAAAGCTCGAGCTGGTGGTTTTCATAAAATCAATTTCGAAGGCGGTCAGATGCCCATTCAACGCCGCTTGCCGAAAATGGGTTTCAAATCACGTGTTGCCCGTTTTATCGACCAAGTCACTTTGAATGAATTACTTGCCTTAGGTGCTGAGAGTATTGATCTTCAAACTCTAAAGGACTCTGGACTGATCAATCGATCAATTCGCGAAGTCAAAGTTATTTTTTCTGGAGAAATAGATACTCCACTTAAGCTAAAAGGGTTGCGCGTGACTAAAGGTGCTCGTGCAGCAATTGAAAAAGCTGGCGGCAGTATTGAAGAGTGACTATGAATAACCAGAGGCAATCATCAAGCCAATCCCGTGGTGGATTGGCAGAACTAAAGTCCAGGCTAATTTTTGTTGTGCTTGGAATTTTGGTTTATAGATTAGGTGCGCACATACCGGTTCCTGGATTAGATCCACAGAAGTTAGCCAATTTTTTTGGTGAGCAGCAAAATACCATTTTTGGTTTGTTTAATATGTTTTCTGGTGGAGCTTTATCTCGGGTTACTGTGTTTGCTATAGGGATAATGCCATATATTTCAGCCTCCATTATTATTCAATTATTTTCAGTTGTTTCGCCAAAACTGGAGCAGCTTAAGAAAGAAGGTGAATCTGGAAAAAGAAAGATTAATCAGTATACACGTTATCTGACTCTACTCCTGGCCATCTTCCAATCTCTTGGAATGGCTCGTTGGTTAGCGGGTCAACAAATTGCTTTGCATGCTGATCTTTTCTTCTATTTCACCGCTGTGGTTACTCTTGTTACAGGAACAATGTTTCTAATGTGGCTCGGGGAGCAAATCACTGAAAAGGGCGTGGGCAATGGAATTTCCCTCATTATCTTTTCGGGTATTGTATCCAGCATGCCTCATGCTATTGCATCTGTCTTTCAACAGGTTAGAGAAGGCCAAATGCAAGCATTAACCTTGCTGCTAATTGGTGTAATTGTCGTGGTTGTTACTGGCTTTGTGGTCTTTATGGAAAGGGCTCAAAGGCGAATTCGGGTCAACTATGCTCAGCGTACTCATGGACGTAAAGTATATGCTGCCCAAACAAGCCATCTGCCATTAAAGATTAATATGTCAGGTGTGATTCCACCTATTTTCGCTTCCAGCATTATTTTGTTGCCTGCCACGCTTGCACAATTTTTTGCAAAAGGGAAAGGAATGGATTGGTTAGCTGATATCGGTATGGCGTTATCACCAGGTCAACCGCTTTACCTTATCATTTATGCTGCTGCAATATTATTCTTTGCTTTTTTCTATGCGGCATTGGTTTTCAATCCAAAAGATACTGCCGATAATCTAAAAAAATCAGGAGCTTATATTCCAGGTATCAGACCTGGTGAACAAACCACCCGTTATATTGATTCTGTCATGACGCGGTTGACTTTGATAGGTGCACTGTATTTGGTATTGGTGTGTTTACTGCCACAAATTTTGATGTATACCTGGCATGTACCATTTTACTTTGGCGGAACTTCGCTATTAATCATAGTTGTAGTAATTATGGATTTTGTAGCGCAAGTGCAGGCTCATCTAATGACTCAACAATATGATTCTTTGATGAAAAAAGCCAATTTAAAAGGGACTAAGTTGCCCGGTCTTTTATGATTCTTATCGGAGTTTTTAATGAAAGTTAGAGCATCAGTAAAGCGACTTTGTCGTAACTGCAAAATTATTAAGCGTAATGGAACTATCCGCGTTATCTGTAAAGATGCAAGGCATAAGCAAAAGCAAGGTTAAGCTTTGCTTGATTTTAGTTCATTATAATAGTATTCTTCTGTCCCTTTGTGGCAGAGCAAAATAACGTTCGGAGAGACTAATGGCTCGTATTGCAGGTGTTAATATACCGGATCATAAGCACATCGTGATAGCACTTACCTCCATTTATGGTATTGGTAAAACTACGGCAATCAATTTATGTAAAGCTGTAGGTATTGATGCAGCAACTAAAGTATCTCAGTTATCTGAAGATAAGATTGAAGCCCTACGTACAGAAATTGCCAAGATGACTGTAGAAGGTGACTTACGTCGTGTTGTAACAATGAATATCAAACGGCTTATGGATTTAGGCTGCTACCGTGGACTACGGCATCGTCGTGGTTTGCCATTACGAGGGCAGCGTACTAAAACCAATGCTCGTACTCGTAAAGGGCGACGTAAAGGTAGCAATATCTAATTTTATGTAGGAACAAAAGATGGCTATAAATAAGGCAAAACAGCAAAAAACTAGAAAAAAAGTAAAACGCGTGGTATCTGACGGTATCGTCCATATTCATGCTTCTTTTAACAATACCATTGTTACTTTTACTGATCGTCAAGGTAATGCTCTATGCTGGGCTACTGCTGGTGGCTCTGGATTTCGTGGTTCGCGAAAAAGCACACCTTATGCTGCGCAAGTAGCGACTGAACGAGCTTCTGCCGTTGCTAAAGAGTATGGCATGAAATCAGTTGCAGTACTTATTGATGGTCCTGGACCAGGCCGCGAATCTACCATTCGTGAGCTTATTTCTCAGGATTTCAAAATTGTTGAAATAACCGATGTGACTGGCATACCTCATAATGGATGTAAGCCACCTAAGAAACGTCGCGTATAAATTCAGGAGTTTTTAATGGCTAGATATCTTGGTCCAAAATGTAAATTATCAAGAAGAGAAGGTGCTGATTTATACTTGAAAAGCGGAGTTCGCGATTTAAAATCCAAGTGTAAAATTGAAAGGTTACCTGGGCAACATGCTGGAAATAAACCGCGCTTAAGCGATTACGGTATTCAGTTGCGTGAGAAACAAAAAATTAGACGCCTTTATGGGGTCTTGGAAAGACAATTCCACAACTATTACAAAAAAGCTTCACGTCAAGCTGGTTCAACTGGTGAAAACTTGATGATGCTTCTTGAACGTCGTCTGGATAATGTTGTTTACCGCATGGGATTTGCTTCCACACGTGCCGAAGCAAGACAGTTGGTAGCGCATAAAGCAATTCTGGTTAATGATGAAGTGGTCAACATTCCATCTTATCTGGTTAAACCTGGTGACGTCGTTTCTATTCGTCAAAAGGCTAAAGGACAAGGGCGTGTACAGGCTGCTATTGCTCTTTCTGAACAACGTGCTCCCTGTGATTGGTTAACGGTTGATTCAGGAGCGATGAAAGGTACCTTTAGCTCAACGCCTACTCTAAATGACTTAGCTAGTTATTATAACGTTAATTTAGTAGTAGAACTTTACTCTAAGTAAGCTCGGAGACAAACCGAATGGACATACATGAAATGATGACGCCATCTGTGCTTAAAGTAGATGCGAAGTCGCCTTACCACTCACGCGTCGTTCTTGAGCCTTTAGAGCGTGGCTATGGCCATACACTTGGTAATGCATTAAGACGAATTCTTTTGTCTTCCATGCCTGGGTATGCGATTACCGAAGTAGCTATTGATGGTGTTTTGCATGAATACAGCACTATTGAAGGCGTACAAGAAGATGTAGTGGACATTCTTTTAAATCTTAAGCAAGTTGCTATTAAACTTACAACAGGAAATGAAGCATTCCTGACTTTGAGTAAGGAAGGTCCATGCCAGGTTACTGCCGGAGACATTCAACTAACACATGGCCAGGAGATCATTAACCCTGAGCTTGTTATTGCAACATTGAATGAAAATGGCAAGCTGAACATGACTTTAAAGATTGAAAAGGGTGTTGGCTTCCATTCTACTGATTCTTTCATTCGTAATTTTGATGATGAAATTGAGCACAAGTCAGTCGGTAAGTTAAAGGTAGACAACAGCTTTTCTCCTGTCAAAAAAGTGGCTTATTTCGTTGACAGCGCTCGTGTTGAAAACAGAACTGACCTCGATAAGCTAACCATCGATCTGGAAACGGATGGCACTTTGGATCCAGAGGAAGCTATTCGCATCTCTGCTTCTATCTTGCAACGACAATTGCATGCATTCGTAGATATGAAATTTGAGGAATCTCGAACTGACAATAAAGAGCGAAATGAATTTGATCCCATTTTGTTAAGACCAGTAGATGATCTCGAATTAACTGTTCGATCTGCAAACTGCCTGAAAGCAGAAAATATATATTATATTGGTGATCTCGTTCAAAAAACCGAAAATGAATTGTTGAAGACACCAAATTTAGGTAAAAAATCTCTCACTGAAATTAAAGACGTACTCGCTTCACGCTCTTTATCATTGGGAATGAAGCTAGAAAATTGGCCGCCAGCTAATCTTGGCGAATAATATTTAGGAGTTTTGTCATGCGTCACCGTAACTCAGGCCGTAGTTTTAGCCGAACCAGCAGCCATAAAAAGGCCATGTTTTCAAACATGTGTAACTCTCTTATTGAGCATGAGTTGATTAAAACTACATTGCCTAAAGCAAAAGAACTGCGTACTTACATTGAGCCTCTTATCACAAAGAGCAAATCCGACTCAGTTGCCTCCAGACGTTATGTTTTTGATAGACTACGTTCTAAAAGCGCTGTTGGAAAGCTCTTCACCATCTTAGGTCCACGATATGTTGAGCGCCCAGGTGGCTATGTAAGAGTATTAAAGTGTGGTTATCGCGCTGGCGACAATGCACCAATGGCTATCGTTGAGTTGGTTGACAGACCAGTTGCGGATAGCGATTCGGAAGAATAAGCCAATAAAAAATGCCCGCCTAAGCGGGCATTTTTTTATCCCTCAAACTGATTCAATTAATCTACAAAAGTACATACTTCGGGGAGCTTGGCAGGCTGCCGTAACAACCCTGTATTTGCGTTCAATTACATTGAATGTTTTGCCTGTCGTGATAATTATGCCCACGGTAAAGCTTCTGCCCTTATGTCTTAATAAATATTACCATGTTGGGCTTAAACCTGATGACTCAACCCGTTGAATTGCAAACCATTACAGCAGAAAATCTATGCTTAGTTATCCCATCGATGCATAGGCAAAGTAGCTAATCTAACTTGCAATTCCAGTCCGTTTGCCCCTCAATAATTGCTGATGAATAAACAGTGAGCGTTCATGCCCTTAAAGCAGTAAATTCAAAGCGAGCCTGTTTTCGAATAGAAGTAAAAATCTACTTTTTGATTGAAGCGATCTTGACATAAGCCTTTATATTGAAATGCTTACCTTGCCGACTAAAGGCTTAAGCAGATGATAAGCAGTACCATAGATAGGCATTGCTGCACATAAATTGAAGAGCATTTTAATGAGGGTACAAGCTATCAAGGAATTATTAAACAGAAGCTCTCAGCCAAGTGGTAACGGATAAACATCACACCTCTTCGCGTATACGGTCTTCTTTAATGTCTGATAGGGAGTTGCATTCTAAAATCACACAATGTTCCAAGGCCTCTACCTTATGAGTGACATAGGGAAGCACCTCTATTTGGGCCGGAGCAGCAATTTCTATACTGCTTACATGAGCAGTGCCAATTTTGCGGTAGGAGAACTTAATTCGCCCGGAGAGGACAACAAATATTTTCGGATGGGTGCCTTCTGATTTACCTTGATGATAAGTATTTCCTGATACAGTTCCTGCTTTTCGGCTTATATAAACAAACTTATCCTGCTTGCGGCTTAAGAAACATTCCGCGGTCAATCCTCTTTCATCTTGCCCGATGATGTTAAATTGCTTAATCGTTACCAAATCGCTCATATCTGTTGCTCATAGCTGCAATTTTGTCGGTTAAGCCAGGTCGCATCCGAAGATTTGTTCTGGCTTAAGTACCTTTCATGTCAACTTAAATTAAAAAGGAATGTCGTCGTCGAGCTCATCAAAAGCATCTTGTGCTGCTGGCATAGCTTGAGGTTTTCGGCTGCCTTGAGCTGGCATTTGTTGGTTCGCCATGGGCATATCCTCATAGCTTGCTGAGCCTGATTTGCCATCGAGCATTTGAATGTCTGCGGCAACTATTTCGGTGGTGTAGCGATCTTGTCCTTGTTGGTCTTGCCACTTACGGGTGCGCAAACTGCCTTCGACGTATAATTTAGAGCCTTTACGCACGTATTCACCTGCGATTTCACCCAAGCGATTAAAGCAAACTACTCGATGCCATTCAGTGCGTTCTTGTTTATCACCCGTTTGTTTATCCTTCCATGTCTCGCTGGTTGCAAGCGATATCGTGGTGACGGCATTGCCATTTGGCATGTATCTCACATCGGGATCCACGCCCACATTGCCTATTAAGATGACTTTGTTAATACCACGTGCCATTATTTTCTCCTGTGCGAAAGTTAGAGCTGAATTATAGCGAATCTGCCCGGAATTGCGTAGACAAAGAACAGGGGTAGCAATGCAGTATATAATCAGCTGGTCGAGTTTGAATATTCTGCCAGCAATTGCCCGGCACTGCCATCAACATATTGCGTTTTATCCACACGAAGGTAAATGACTTGTTCAGATTCAGCGACGCTAAAATCGATTACTCCCTTAAGCGTTTTTAGGCGGCTTACAATCAGCTCAATATCATTTGCCTTGGCGGAATAAGGTAGAGTCAGATTACTCAGATAAATATTAGGCTTCATAAATAAAGCAACAATCAACCATAAACCGCCAAGGAGACCATTGATCATAAATATTCCAGCACTACCGGTTAACTGGTATAGAAGGCCCGCAAAAGTACCGCCCAAAAAAATTCCAAGGAATTGGCTGCTTGAATAAATTCCCATAGCGGTGCCTTTCATACCTGGGTTGGCCTGCTTTGAAATTAAGGACGGTAACGTTGCTTCCAAAACATTAAAAGCGATGAAATAAATAAGCATTAAGGCACAAAGGATGAACCAGGACAGATTATAGAAAACTAAAAGAAACTGCGTTGCCGCCGTTAGCAATACAGCACTGCAAAAAACAACTTTCATTTGTCTTTTTTTCTCAGCAAGAATAATGAAAGGAACCATGAGCATAAAGGAGATGAACATGATTGGCAGATAAAAATGCCATTGTTGATGCAAATGTCCAAGCCTAATCTGCTGTTGCAAAAGAAGAGGGATGGCATAAAAGGTTGAAGTTAAAATGAAATGCTGGAAAAAAATGCCCAAATTCAATCGTTGTAAATGTCTATTGGAGATTACCGTTTTAAAATAAGTTGGATTGGCCTCGCTGTCACCATGGAAACGCTCTTTGGCAGGCGTTGGAATGATTAAATGAAGTAAAAGCAAACCCAGCAAGGCTAAGCCTGCGGTTAAATAGAAAATTCCAGCCAAGCCAAAATGATGAGTCAGGGCTGGGCTTATAATCATGGCTAAACTAAAGGATAAACCTATGGTCATACCAATGACTGCCATGGCTTTTGTACGTTGTTCATCCGGGGTAAGATCGGCAATCAGAGCGATTAAAACACTGCCGATAGCCCCTGTGCCTTGTAAAGTACGGGCAATAATCATGCTATAAATTGAATGGCTAAATGCTCCAAGAAGGCTTCCCAAGGCAAAGAGCAGTAATCCGAGGGTCAAAATGGGTTTTCTGCCAAACCGATCAGAAAGCATGCCCAAAGGCATTTGCAATAAGCCTTGAGTGAGTCCATAGCTGCCTAAGGCCAACCCAGTTAAAGCGGGTGTAGCATCCTCTAATTGTTTGGCTAAAACGGTAAATACCGGAATTAACATAAACAAACCCAGCATGCGAAAGGAAAAAATGGCGGCAATTGGGAAAACTGTTTGTAACCAAGAATACTTCATCAACAGAATGCACTTATAATCTCATGCACAGATGGTACAAAGTTAGCGTGCAACAAACAAGAATATCTTGTCTGAAAGACAATCATTATTGACAGAAGAAGCAAATCGCTGTAGTTTGCTGCATTTTAGTCCAATGGAAGAGCTATGAGTTTGGTTTTTGCTAATAAAGTCGCGCTCGTGACTGGCGGTGCGCGTGGTATCGGTAAAGCAACGGCTTTAAAATTGGCTCATGCCGGCTGTGATGTTGCGATTGTCTACTATAATAGCTCAGATGAGGCTTTGGCTTTAGTTCAGGAAATTCAGCAATTGGGTCGTAAAGCAATAGCTATCCAAGCCAATGTCGCTGATCATCAATCTGTAAAAGACCTGTTTGCCCAATATCGCGAACATTTTAATCAACTTCATTTTCTAATCAGTAATGCAGCCAGCGGAGTGTTAAAGCCGGCTTTAAAAATGTCAACAAAACATTGGCGCTGGTGCATGGAAACCAATGCATTAGCACTGAACCATCTGGTCTCAGAAGGTCGAGAGTTAATGCCAGTCAACAGTCGTGTCATTGCATTATCCAGCCTGGGAGCCTCAAGAGCCATTCCGAATTATGCCTTTATTGGTGCTTCTAAAGCCGCGCTTGAAGCTTTGGTCCGCTCACTGAGTCTTGAGTTAGCTCCAGTGGGCATTACTGTTAACACGGTTTCAGCTGGAGTGGTGGACACTGATGCATTGAAGCATTTCCCTAACCGTGAACAATTGCTGGATGAGTATCAAGCGCACTCGCTATCGGCAGAGCCCTTAACACCTGCGCACGTTGCGGATGCAATCTACCTATTATGCCTGCCCGAGGCAAAAATGATTAATGCCCATACACTATTTGTTGATGCAGGTTACAGTCGGGTCGGTTAAATCTAATCTGCGAGCTCAATGCCAATACTGGAGTGGAGCAGCGTCAATAACGCAATGAAATGAATGTGCAATGGCAAAATTCTGAATCCTCATTGCTTTATCTCTATCAGGAGGGCAGACCACTCCCAGCACGCAAAGAAGGTAAAATATCGGCTAAAGGACGTTCAGGGACATTTAAAAACGGCTGATGTGGACTACCTATGGCTTTGACCAACGTCAACAAACCATTGATTCCATGACAAACTGCATCAGTACGAATTAATTTATTGGGAAAAAAGCTGATGAAACCACCAATCGCATGACTTGGGTTCCTAATATCATAGCTGTTTGCGGGGCTGTAGGAGTTTTGAATCAACCAACGTGCA encodes the following:
- a CDS encoding MFS transporter; amino-acid sequence: MKYSWLQTVFPIAAIFSFRMLGLFMLIPVFTVLAKQLEDATPALTGLALGSYGLTQGLLQMPLGMLSDRFGRKPILTLGLLLFALGSLLGAFSHSIYSMIIARTLQGTGAIGSVLIALIADLTPDEQRTKAMAVIGMTIGLSFSLAMIISPALTHHFGLAGIFYLTAGLALLGLLLLHLIIPTPAKERFHGDSEANPTYFKTVISNRHLQRLNLGIFFQHFILTSTFYAIPLLLQQQIRLGHLHQQWHFYLPIMFISFMLMVPFIILAEKKRQMKVVFCSAVLLTAATQFLLVFYNLSWFILCALMLIYFIAFNVLEATLPSLISKQANPGMKGTAMGIYSSSQFLGIFLGGTFAGLLYQLTGSAGIFMINGLLGGLWLIVALFMKPNIYLSNLTLPYSAKANDIELIVSRLKTLKGVIDFSVAESEQVIYLRVDKTQYVDGSAGQLLAEYSNSTS
- a CDS encoding DNA-directed RNA polymerase subunit alpha, with amino-acid sequence MDIHEMMTPSVLKVDAKSPYHSRVVLEPLERGYGHTLGNALRRILLSSMPGYAITEVAIDGVLHEYSTIEGVQEDVVDILLNLKQVAIKLTTGNEAFLTLSKEGPCQVTAGDIQLTHGQEIINPELVIATLNENGKLNMTLKIEKGVGFHSTDSFIRNFDDEIEHKSVGKLKVDNSFSPVKKVAYFVDSARVENRTDLDKLTIDLETDGTLDPEEAIRISASILQRQLHAFVDMKFEESRTDNKERNEFDPILLRPVDDLELTVRSANCLKAENIYYIGDLVQKTENELLKTPNLGKKSLTEIKDVLASRSLSLGMKLENWPPANLGE
- the ssb gene encoding single-stranded DNA-binding protein produces the protein MARGINKVILIGNVGVDPDVRYMPNGNAVTTISLATSETWKDKQTGDKQERTEWHRVVCFNRLGEIAGEYVRKGSKLYVEGSLRTRKWQDQQGQDRYTTEIVAADIQMLDGKSGSASYEDMPMANQQMPAQGSRKPQAMPAAQDAFDELDDDIPF
- a CDS encoding polysaccharide biosynthesis C-terminal domain-containing protein, producing MSDLVTIKQFNIIGQDERGLTAECFLSRKQDKFVYISRKAGTVSGNTYHQGKSEGTHPKIFVVLSGRIKFSYRKIGTAHVSSIEIAAPAQIEVLPYVTHKVEALEHCVILECNSLSDIKEDRIREEV
- the fabL gene encoding enoyl-[acyl-carrier-protein] reductase FabL, which encodes MSLVFANKVALVTGGARGIGKATALKLAHAGCDVAIVYYNSSDEALALVQEIQQLGRKAIAIQANVADHQSVKDLFAQYREHFNQLHFLISNAASGVLKPALKMSTKHWRWCMETNALALNHLVSEGRELMPVNSRVIALSSLGASRAIPNYAFIGASKAALEALVRSLSLELAPVGITVNTVSAGVVDTDALKHFPNREQLLDEYQAHSLSAEPLTPAHVADAIYLLCLPEAKMINAHTLFVDAGYSRVG
- the rplQ gene encoding 50S ribosomal protein L17 translates to MRHRNSGRSFSRTSSHKKAMFSNMCNSLIEHELIKTTLPKAKELRTYIEPLITKSKSDSVASRRYVFDRLRSKSAVGKLFTILGPRYVERPGGYVRVLKCGYRAGDNAPMAIVELVDRPVADSDSEE